One window from the genome of Cyprinus carpio isolate SPL01 chromosome B1, ASM1834038v1, whole genome shotgun sequence encodes:
- the LOC109075271 gene encoding polymeric immunoglobulin receptor-like isoform X1 → MQICDDKLLIFQLLLLMSVLACETSEFLTLTAHEGGKVEIRCPYEPKYEEHKKYFCRGECLIVFKDKPVESESAAKDERFSLTDNKTAHIFTVTITDLRTEDKGKYWCGVNTGLFNHDYKREIYLEIKHVSQVSGVTGEHLNITCHYENKLKNDVKFICKSSSTPLCEKSATKVSSEINSHGRFSLRDNESAGVFTVTITDLTEEDSGIYWCGAIQRGHGHKNKWISVTDLKVSAVTSERMSPKPTTTTASADTASDRTIISSSPSTSVLMFFSSTANAVSPKPQPGFGPIIMVVVIGILTGLGFSLFIYLRWSQKEKGTEPKDVVHGPTNNLPGGDTGETKEATHTVYDYGDIISTLDHPDYSLVLPAFAKHDASVYALAQLPSSPSDILYSSIKFTAAHHSDRASDGQETCDYATVATVRP, encoded by the exons ATGCAGATCTGTGATGATAAACTCCTCATATTTCAGCTGCTGCTCCTCATGTCAG TCTTGGCATGTGAGACGAGTGAATTCTTGACTTTGACTGCACATGAAGGAGGGAAAGTTGAGATACGGTGTCCATATGAGCCTAAATATGAAGAACATAAGAAGTATTTCTGCAGAGGAGAATGTCTAATAGTGTTTAAAGACAAGCCTGTTGAATCTGAATCAGCAGCAAAAGATGAGAGATTCTCTCTGACTGACAATAAAACAGCCCACATCTTCACCGTCACCATCACTGATCTGAGAACAGAGGATAAAGGAAAATACTGGTGTGGTGTAAATACGGGATTGTTTAATCATGATTATAAGAGAGAGATTTACCTGGAAATTAAACATG TGTCCCAAGTGTCTGGTGTGACTGGAGAGCATCTGAATATCACCTGCcattatgaaaataaactgaaGAATGATGTCAAATTCATCTGCAAATCAAGCAGCACGCCCCTCTGTGAGAAATCAGCAACCAAAGTTTCATCAGAGATCAACAGTCATGGCCGCTTCTCTCTGAGAGATAATGAGTCTGCAGGAGTTTTTACTGTGACCATCACTGATCTGACAGAAGAGGATTCTGGGATATACTGGTGTGGAGCCATACAGAGAGGACATGGGCACAAGAACAAGTGGATTTCAGTCACTGATCTGAAAGTTTCTGCAG TTACATCAGAGAGGATGTCAcctaaaccaacaacaacaacagcctcaGCAGATACTGCATCTGACAGAACCATCATATCTTCATCACCATCAACATCAGTGTTAATGTTTTTCTCATCGACTGCTAATGCAGTGTCCCCAAAACCACAACCAG GTTTTGGACCAATCATCATGGTGGTGGTCATAGGGATACTGACAGGGTTAGGATTctcattgttcatttatttaagatGGAGCCAAAAGGAAAAAG GAACGGAGCCCAAAGATGTCGTTCATGGCCCGACTAACAATCTGCCCGGTGGAGATACGGGAGAAACTAAAGAA GCCACACATACAGTCTATGATTATGGAGACATCATTAGCACTCTTGATCATCCTGACTATAGTCTGGTCCTTCCAGCATTTGCTAAACATGACGCCTCTGTTTATGCTTTAGCACAATTACCCAGCAGCCCCTCTGACATTCTCTACTCCAGCATCAAATTTACAGCAGCACATCATTCAGACAGGGCTTCTGATGGGCAGGAAACATGCGACTACGCAACTGTTGCAACTGTTAGACCATAA
- the LOC109053867 gene encoding NACHT, LRR and PYD domains-containing protein 12-like isoform X1 — MASVPEHLLEVVDELDKNKPKRLKSAVTADEVEKADGKDGSIQTIRPSQTSVSVDLNAKAGATVNAPVLTGNVIQGPVIISFNPATGAVGPQNPPERQMSQKQEDDILQKILESHKDHIKAKTGRVFEGKKENKTHLSKVYTELFITEGDITEVYDEHEVLKFDRALKTPKFEDTPIDCNDIFSLLKQKEEGNIVLTKGIAGIGKTFSVHKFILDWAEGKANRDVDCVFLLPFRELNLIKDDKEISLHELLLEFYPDLNDVENTKFYKKCKLAFIFDGLDESRLELDFDCKLVKCVNARSSVDVLFTSLVIGKLLPSAFIWVTSRPAAANLIPPEYVGLFTEVRGFTDQQKEEYFRKRIVDEAQASKIISHIRMSRSLYIMCHIPVFCWITATVLQDILVKNDGQDIPSTLTEMYIHFLLIQMNMKNQKYEKKQERDRTKLLSSNKDMIFKLAKLAFEQLKEDNIMFYEKDLKACGINESEDSTGLCTEIFKKDSVLHEMKVYYFIHLSVQEFLAALHVFLCYLKQDMEELIFFLENSRPNKKELLYVLLRKAIDKAKESDRGHFDLFLRFLLGISLESNQKLLIGLLDETLNSKNCINKTIQYIKQLQNNDKCPNKSINHFFCILELQDRTLYQQIMKYLRSENGQPNAVSNSNCSALVYVLLMSGEVLDDFDPKMFNKTYAGCRRLVPAVRCCRKALFSDCGLTQQCCETVAVALQLEDCPLSELDLSHNYSIEAGVKMLSAGLKSPHCHLETLRLACCHFGQESCVELISALKNISHHLRELDLSGNDLQDSGLHKLLNEMENTERKLQVLRLSWCNLTSKSCGHLSLILSSDLPLTELDLSNNDLQNSGVKLISDGLKSPNCQLEILRLSGCMVTEEGCGYMSSALSSNPSNLRELDLSYNHPGPSGVQLLKHKLEDPEYKLQIFKTKPMGEHFIKAGIRKYACDLTLDPNTAHVQLCLSNGDRTAAYVMQKQPYPDHPERFESVQQVLSRESLSGRCYWEAEWTGPEGTVGVTYKNILRKSDDLCIVEATSQLGNNNVSWKITFAYIPHVSHADEDINIKASSSSKRVGVYVDTTAGVLSFYSVSDTLTHLYTFLSAFKDPLYAAFKVDSDSVSFCQV, encoded by the exons ATGGCATCTGTTCCAGAGCATCTTTTGGAAGTAGTGGATGAGTTGgataaaaacaaaccaaagagACTAAAAAGTGCAGTCACGGCTGATGAAGTGGAGAAGGCAGATGGAAAGGATGGGTCAATACAGACGATCCGCCCCTCTCAAACATCAGTCAGTGTTGATTTGAATGCTAAAGCAGGTGCAACTGTAAACGCTCCTGTACTCACTGGAAATGTCATTCAAGGCCCAGTAATCATCAGCTTCAACCCAGCCACTGGTGCTGTCG GGCCCCAAAATCCACCTGAAAGACAGATGTCACAGAAACAAG aggatgacatattacaaaaaatcctggaaagtcaCAAAGACCACATTAAGGCCAAAACGGGACGTGTGTTTGAGGGCAAAAAGGAGAACAAAACACACCTCAGCAAAGTGTACACTGAACTCTTCATCACTGAAGGGGATATTACAGAAGTCTATGATGAACATGAAGTTCTGAAGTTTGACCGAGCCTTGAAAACTCCCAAATTTGAGGACACACCGATCGACTGCAATGACATATTCAGTTTACTGAAGCAAAAAGAGGAGGGAAACATTGTGTTGACCAAAGGCATCGCTGGCATTGGAAAGACATTCTCCGTGCACAAGTTCATTCTGGATTGGGCCGAAGGAAAAGCCAATCGGGATGTGGACTGTGTGTTTCTGCTGCCATTCAGAGAGTTGAACTTGATTAAAGATGATAAAGAGATCAGTCTCCACGAGCTTCTGTTGGAATTTTATCCTGATTTGAATGACGTAGAAAACACCaagttttataaaaaatgcaaactgGCATTTATCTTTGATGGACTTGACGAGAGTCGCCTGGAATTGGATTTTGATTGTAAATTAGTAAAATGTGTCAATGCGCGTTCAtctgttgatgttttatttacaagCCTAGTTATAGGCAAACTGCTTCCGTCTGCTTTCATCTGGGTGACGTCACGACCAGCAGCGGCCAATCTGATCCCTCCTGAGTATGTAGGATTGTTTACAGAGGTGCGTGGATTCACCGACCAGCAGAAAGAGGAATATTTTAGAAAACGGATCGTAGATGAAGCTCAGGCCTCCAAAATAATCTCACACATCAGGATGTCTCGTAGTCTCTATATCATGTGCCACAttcccgtcttctgctggattaCGGCTACCGTTCTTCAGGATATTCTTGTCAAAAACGATGGACAGGACATTCCTTCGACCCTCAccgaaatgtacatccacttccttCTGATACAGATGAACATGAAGAACCAGAAGTATGAGAAGAAACAGGAAAGAGATCGCACAAAGCTTTTGAGTTCCAACAAAGACATGATCTTCAAGTTGGCTAAACTGGCATTCGAACAGTTGAAGGAGGATAATATCATGTTCTATGAGAAGGATCTGAAAGCGTGCGGCATCAATGAAAGTGAGGATTCCACAGGATTGTGCACTGAAATCTTCAAGAAGGACTCTGTTTTGCACGAGATGAAGGTGTATTACTTCATACATTTGAGTGTGCAGGAGTTTCTGGCCGCATTGCACGTGTTCCTCTGCTATTTGAAGCAGGACATGGAAGAGCTGATTTTCTTCCTGGAGAATTCACGTCCTAATAAGAAAGAACTGCTGTATGTTCTGCTGAGGAAGGCGATCGATAAAGCGAAAGAGAGTGACCGAGGGCATTTTGATCTCTTTTTGCGGTTCTTGCTGGGTATTTCTCTTGAGTCCAATCAGAAACTCCTCATCGGCTTGCTGGACGAAACGCTGAACAGTAAAAACTGCATCAATAAAACCATCCAGTACATCAAGCAACTGCAAAACAATGACAAGTGCCCAAATAAATCCATCAACCACTTCTTCTGCATCCTGGAGCTGCAGGACAGAACCCTGTACCAACAAATCATGAAATATCTGAGGTCAGAGAACGGCCAGCCGAACGCAGTGTCCAACTCCAACTGCTCAGCGCTGGTCTATGTGCTTCTGATGTCAGGTGAGGTGCTGGATGACTTTGACCCGAAGATGTTCAACAAAACATATGCAGGATGTAGGAGACTCGTCCCAGCCGTGAGATGCTGCAGAAAAGCCCT GTTTTCAGACTGTGGATTGACACAACAGTGCTGTGAAACAGTGGCTGTGGCTCTTCAGCTAGAAGACTGTCCTCTGAGTGAACTGGACCTGAGTCACAATTACAGCATCGAGGCGGGGGTGAAGATGCTTTCTGCTGGACTGAAGAGCCCACACTGTCATCTGGAGACACTTag GTTGGCCTGTTGTCATTTTGGCCAGGAGAGCTGTGTAGAGCTGATCTCTGCTCTCAAGAATATCTCACATCATCTAAGAGAGCTCGACCTCAGCGGCAATGACCTGCAGGACTCTGGGCTCCATAAGCTCCTAAATGAGATGgaaaatacagagagaaaacTTCAGGTTCTGAG GCTGAGCTGGTGTAACCTAACTTCGAAGAGTTGTGGGCACCTTTCTTTGATCCTCAGCTCAGATTTGCccctgacagagctggatctaAGTAACAATGACCTTCAaaattcaggagtgaagctgatcTCTGATGgtctgaagagtccaaactgtcagctggagatactgag gttgtctggctgtatggtgacggAGGAAGGCTGTGGATAtatgtcttcagctctgagttcaaacccctcaaacctaagagagctggatctgagctacaatcacccaggaccaTCAGGAGTCCAGCTGCTCAAACACAAACTGGAGGATCCAGAATATAAACTGCAGATATTCAA AACTAAGCCTATGGGTGAACACTTCATCAAAGCAGGGATAAGGAAGT ATGCATGCGATCTCAcgctggatccaaacacagctcATGTTCAGTTGTGTCTCTCCAATGGAGACAGAACAGCAGCATATGTAATGCAGAAGCAGCCATATCCAgatcatccagagagatttgaATCTGTCCAACAAGTGCTGTCTAGAGAGAGCCTGTCCGGCCGCTGCTACTGGGAGGCCGAATGGACGGGTCCAGAGGGGACAGTTGGGGTGACCTACAAAAACATCCTGAGGAAAAGTGATGATCTTTGTATAGTAGAGGCCACCAGTCAGCTTGGAAACAATAATGTGTCATGGAAAATTACCTTTGCATATATTCCACATGTTTCTCACGCTGACGAAGACATTAATATAAAGGCTTCATCCTCCTCTAAAAGAGTGGGTGTGTATGTGGACACGACGGCTGGCGTTTTGTCCTTCTACAGTGTctctgacacactcacacacttgtaCACCTTCCTCTCGGCTTTTAAAGATCCTCTCTATGCAGCATTCAAGGTGGACAGTGACTCTGTGTCCTTTTGCCAGGTGTAA
- the LOC109053867 gene encoding NACHT, LRR and PYD domains-containing protein 12-like isoform X2, giving the protein MNIYICVCVCVCVCVCVCVCVLLNVYAQFIILKIRLFSMHTHTILWDNIEIESESAVRKGLVGGHCLKEAPENCETGPQNPPERQMSQKQEDDILQKILESHKDHIKAKTGRVFEGKKENKTHLSKVYTELFITEGDITEVYDEHEVLKFDRALKTPKFEDTPIDCNDIFSLLKQKEEGNIVLTKGIAGIGKTFSVHKFILDWAEGKANRDVDCVFLLPFRELNLIKDDKEISLHELLLEFYPDLNDVENTKFYKKCKLAFIFDGLDESRLELDFDCKLVKCVNARSSVDVLFTSLVIGKLLPSAFIWVTSRPAAANLIPPEYVGLFTEVRGFTDQQKEEYFRKRIVDEAQASKIISHIRMSRSLYIMCHIPVFCWITATVLQDILVKNDGQDIPSTLTEMYIHFLLIQMNMKNQKYEKKQERDRTKLLSSNKDMIFKLAKLAFEQLKEDNIMFYEKDLKACGINESEDSTGLCTEIFKKDSVLHEMKVYYFIHLSVQEFLAALHVFLCYLKQDMEELIFFLENSRPNKKELLYVLLRKAIDKAKESDRGHFDLFLRFLLGISLESNQKLLIGLLDETLNSKNCINKTIQYIKQLQNNDKCPNKSINHFFCILELQDRTLYQQIMKYLRSENGQPNAVSNSNCSALVYVLLMSGEVLDDFDPKMFNKTYAGCRRLVPAVRCCRKALFSDCGLTQQCCETVAVALQLEDCPLSELDLSHNYSIEAGVKMLSAGLKSPHCHLETLRLACCHFGQESCVELISALKNISHHLRELDLSGNDLQDSGLHKLLNEMENTERKLQVLRLSWCNLTSKSCGHLSLILSSDLPLTELDLSNNDLQNSGVKLISDGLKSPNCQLEILRLSGCMVTEEGCGYMSSALSSNPSNLRELDLSYNHPGPSGVQLLKHKLEDPEYKLQIFKTKPMGEHFIKAGIRKYACDLTLDPNTAHVQLCLSNGDRTAAYVMQKQPYPDHPERFESVQQVLSRESLSGRCYWEAEWTGPEGTVGVTYKNILRKSDDLCIVEATSQLGNNNVSWKITFAYIPHVSHADEDINIKASSSSKRVGVYVDTTAGVLSFYSVSDTLTHLYTFLSAFKDPLYAAFKVDSDSVSFCQV; this is encoded by the exons atgaatatatatatatgtgtgtgtgtgtgtgtgtgtgtgtgtgtgtgtgtgtgtgtgtgtgtcctgctcaATGTATATGCACagtttattatacttaaaattcGACTATTTTCGATGCACACCCACACAATATTATGGGATAATATcgaaatcgaaagtgaaagcGCAGTTAGAAAGGGGCTTGTGGGAGGACACTGTTTAAAGGAAGCACCAGAGAACTGCGAGACAG GGCCCCAAAATCCACCTGAAAGACAGATGTCACAGAAACAAG aggatgacatattacaaaaaatcctggaaagtcaCAAAGACCACATTAAGGCCAAAACGGGACGTGTGTTTGAGGGCAAAAAGGAGAACAAAACACACCTCAGCAAAGTGTACACTGAACTCTTCATCACTGAAGGGGATATTACAGAAGTCTATGATGAACATGAAGTTCTGAAGTTTGACCGAGCCTTGAAAACTCCCAAATTTGAGGACACACCGATCGACTGCAATGACATATTCAGTTTACTGAAGCAAAAAGAGGAGGGAAACATTGTGTTGACCAAAGGCATCGCTGGCATTGGAAAGACATTCTCCGTGCACAAGTTCATTCTGGATTGGGCCGAAGGAAAAGCCAATCGGGATGTGGACTGTGTGTTTCTGCTGCCATTCAGAGAGTTGAACTTGATTAAAGATGATAAAGAGATCAGTCTCCACGAGCTTCTGTTGGAATTTTATCCTGATTTGAATGACGTAGAAAACACCaagttttataaaaaatgcaaactgGCATTTATCTTTGATGGACTTGACGAGAGTCGCCTGGAATTGGATTTTGATTGTAAATTAGTAAAATGTGTCAATGCGCGTTCAtctgttgatgttttatttacaagCCTAGTTATAGGCAAACTGCTTCCGTCTGCTTTCATCTGGGTGACGTCACGACCAGCAGCGGCCAATCTGATCCCTCCTGAGTATGTAGGATTGTTTACAGAGGTGCGTGGATTCACCGACCAGCAGAAAGAGGAATATTTTAGAAAACGGATCGTAGATGAAGCTCAGGCCTCCAAAATAATCTCACACATCAGGATGTCTCGTAGTCTCTATATCATGTGCCACAttcccgtcttctgctggattaCGGCTACCGTTCTTCAGGATATTCTTGTCAAAAACGATGGACAGGACATTCCTTCGACCCTCAccgaaatgtacatccacttccttCTGATACAGATGAACATGAAGAACCAGAAGTATGAGAAGAAACAGGAAAGAGATCGCACAAAGCTTTTGAGTTCCAACAAAGACATGATCTTCAAGTTGGCTAAACTGGCATTCGAACAGTTGAAGGAGGATAATATCATGTTCTATGAGAAGGATCTGAAAGCGTGCGGCATCAATGAAAGTGAGGATTCCACAGGATTGTGCACTGAAATCTTCAAGAAGGACTCTGTTTTGCACGAGATGAAGGTGTATTACTTCATACATTTGAGTGTGCAGGAGTTTCTGGCCGCATTGCACGTGTTCCTCTGCTATTTGAAGCAGGACATGGAAGAGCTGATTTTCTTCCTGGAGAATTCACGTCCTAATAAGAAAGAACTGCTGTATGTTCTGCTGAGGAAGGCGATCGATAAAGCGAAAGAGAGTGACCGAGGGCATTTTGATCTCTTTTTGCGGTTCTTGCTGGGTATTTCTCTTGAGTCCAATCAGAAACTCCTCATCGGCTTGCTGGACGAAACGCTGAACAGTAAAAACTGCATCAATAAAACCATCCAGTACATCAAGCAACTGCAAAACAATGACAAGTGCCCAAATAAATCCATCAACCACTTCTTCTGCATCCTGGAGCTGCAGGACAGAACCCTGTACCAACAAATCATGAAATATCTGAGGTCAGAGAACGGCCAGCCGAACGCAGTGTCCAACTCCAACTGCTCAGCGCTGGTCTATGTGCTTCTGATGTCAGGTGAGGTGCTGGATGACTTTGACCCGAAGATGTTCAACAAAACATATGCAGGATGTAGGAGACTCGTCCCAGCCGTGAGATGCTGCAGAAAAGCCCT GTTTTCAGACTGTGGATTGACACAACAGTGCTGTGAAACAGTGGCTGTGGCTCTTCAGCTAGAAGACTGTCCTCTGAGTGAACTGGACCTGAGTCACAATTACAGCATCGAGGCGGGGGTGAAGATGCTTTCTGCTGGACTGAAGAGCCCACACTGTCATCTGGAGACACTTag GTTGGCCTGTTGTCATTTTGGCCAGGAGAGCTGTGTAGAGCTGATCTCTGCTCTCAAGAATATCTCACATCATCTAAGAGAGCTCGACCTCAGCGGCAATGACCTGCAGGACTCTGGGCTCCATAAGCTCCTAAATGAGATGgaaaatacagagagaaaacTTCAGGTTCTGAG GCTGAGCTGGTGTAACCTAACTTCGAAGAGTTGTGGGCACCTTTCTTTGATCCTCAGCTCAGATTTGCccctgacagagctggatctaAGTAACAATGACCTTCAaaattcaggagtgaagctgatcTCTGATGgtctgaagagtccaaactgtcagctggagatactgag gttgtctggctgtatggtgacggAGGAAGGCTGTGGATAtatgtcttcagctctgagttcaaacccctcaaacctaagagagctggatctgagctacaatcacccaggaccaTCAGGAGTCCAGCTGCTCAAACACAAACTGGAGGATCCAGAATATAAACTGCAGATATTCAA AACTAAGCCTATGGGTGAACACTTCATCAAAGCAGGGATAAGGAAGT ATGCATGCGATCTCAcgctggatccaaacacagctcATGTTCAGTTGTGTCTCTCCAATGGAGACAGAACAGCAGCATATGTAATGCAGAAGCAGCCATATCCAgatcatccagagagatttgaATCTGTCCAACAAGTGCTGTCTAGAGAGAGCCTGTCCGGCCGCTGCTACTGGGAGGCCGAATGGACGGGTCCAGAGGGGACAGTTGGGGTGACCTACAAAAACATCCTGAGGAAAAGTGATGATCTTTGTATAGTAGAGGCCACCAGTCAGCTTGGAAACAATAATGTGTCATGGAAAATTACCTTTGCATATATTCCACATGTTTCTCACGCTGACGAAGACATTAATATAAAGGCTTCATCCTCCTCTAAAAGAGTGGGTGTGTATGTGGACACGACGGCTGGCGTTTTGTCCTTCTACAGTGTctctgacacactcacacacttgtaCACCTTCCTCTCGGCTTTTAAAGATCCTCTCTATGCAGCATTCAAGGTGGACAGTGACTCTGTGTCCTTTTGCCAGGTGTAA